Proteins found in one Primulina eburnea isolate SZY01 chromosome 16, ASM2296580v1, whole genome shotgun sequence genomic segment:
- the LOC140816608 gene encoding small polypeptide DEVIL 4-like, with amino-acid sequence MKMSGGEKRRISSRGLGRVLREQRARLYIIRRCVVMLLCYHD; translated from the coding sequence ATGAAGATGAGTGGTGGCGAAAAGAGAAGGATTTCGAGTAGAGGGCTCGGAAGAGTCCTTAGAGAGCAAAGGGCCAGGCTTTACATCATCAGAAGGTGCGTGGTCATGCTTCTTTGTTACCACGATTGA